A window from Candidatus Nitrospira neomarina encodes these proteins:
- a CDS encoding DUF4347 domain-containing protein produces MTHLRCTPATLEAGTDTRVGKSGVPKKRKLSPPQESPTARLTGTFIALEPRILFDGAALATGAEVVQDTTAQDQPGVPGIESETSTDSTHTNSSDEEAFWSSRLSLSASSDRKEIVFIDTRVENYQTLMDGIDPAAEVILLDTRRDGIDQIAEALEGRSAVDAIHLIGEGTEAELHLGTAFLTNDSIHGPYAELFGQIGQSLSDDADLLIYGCNFGRGPGGLSAIQALADLTGADIAASTDRTGHVSEYANWNLEVSTGLIETSVIMNAVTQAAWEGVLATYTVTNTNDAGAGSLRQAITDANANAGTDSIAFAIPTGDAGYDAGRGVFTITVTSLLPAITDALTIDGSTQAVNIGNTNTGLLGAGGTVGVDALTLSQVARPEIEIVDGAGLTTGLALNASNVTIRSVAIYGFGSTSSNGNITIGSTAANALIEDNIIGADASTFSAPAPGAKTEGSNIYSAGGDNGIIRNNLIGFATESGINLLSGSNNWLITGNELRGNAFGSSNMRADAIATNSNSIGQTVQGNLIVANAGPALDLITATGSLVDNNTVSNNGSASNESAGIRARSSNLTISKNISSGNAGAGVMIRSGSSTGNLITQNSIYGNGTGPGGGIGIDLLPAGDPGDLGTAPFVTPNDAGDADTGGNNLMNFPVIYSVQVSGTTVTVTGEAGAGATVEFFKSAPNVSGYGEGETYLDSGLVSGSTPGSVDASARQFSFSFSTSLLAAGDRLTATANDASNNTSEFSANVVVNHAPIAADDRSGLTFDGVDDYVQLGNDVSLEMSNTMTMEAWFRPTSFPTSSSALIINKEGEYEVGIFPDGSIRWALANTDPGWSWYDTGYVVPLNEWTHVAITYSSGTVITYVNGSPVDTYNGSGSIGDAHPTLDDLRIGGRSNNPTGQYFEGSISEVRIWNVARTGVEIATNYNQWLTGAETGLVGNWRLTEGVGTVATDISPSSNNGALGGGTPFQEPTWVGYATNGDSPLNIPMAGVLTNDIDVDSDPFVVSEVNGNAANIGNPISLASGALVTLNADGSFNYDPNGQFDNLDSGQQTFDQFAYTIDDGNGGTDTGTVYVTINGVNDAPVLAPAAPSLTTIAEDDTGNSGDLISNIVGASIADVDSGAVEGIAITGLNSGTGTWEYNTGSGWTPVGAVSNGSALLLRATDSVRFVPNGLNADSATVTYRAWDQTSGTEGTKVDVSTNGGTTAYSTATDTATVTVTGVNDAPVITSNGGGPTAAVNVAENQTSVTTVRATDVDVPADTLTYSIIGGADAGLFSLNPTSGVLTFTGAPDFETPADADANNIYEVTVQVSDGNGGADTQMMSITVTDTLEGVLPLPLQPLPQPYPIPTPDPGPHPISEPPSDIDYSTTRTPSSEFPGFFDGQPPLGRDLSRRPGPQPVRDWSRVLDVAPFLRPAVSGTTTEQIRSYAPAPVLISHIELGREFLQQLNAFSQDLQETTQQAIDERSFFITMMEYTGLGVSGVLLAWLVRSGTLLASVLASLPAWRNFDPIAILDMDKQGRESWTKRMKEASQKEAGEYQGLDQMLDPEVGTSSTPSISPRLRPSRND; encoded by the coding sequence ATGACACATCTGCGCTGCACGCCTGCGACGCTTGAAGCCGGGACAGACACCAGGGTGGGGAAATCTGGTGTCCCCAAGAAACGGAAGCTCAGCCCACCCCAAGAATCCCCCACCGCCAGATTGACCGGAACCTTTATTGCCTTAGAGCCACGGATCCTGTTTGATGGGGCCGCCCTTGCCACGGGAGCGGAAGTCGTTCAAGACACCACCGCGCAGGATCAACCGGGGGTTCCCGGCATTGAGAGCGAAACATCCACGGATTCGACTCATACGAATTCTTCCGACGAGGAGGCTTTCTGGTCCTCTCGCCTTTCCCTCTCTGCGTCTTCCGACCGTAAAGAAATCGTCTTTATCGATACCCGTGTCGAAAATTACCAGACGCTCATGGACGGGATCGATCCGGCCGCGGAAGTTATTCTTCTGGATACGAGACGGGACGGAATCGACCAAATTGCGGAAGCGCTTGAGGGCCGCAGTGCTGTAGATGCCATTCATCTCATTGGGGAAGGCACCGAAGCGGAACTCCATTTGGGCACGGCCTTTCTCACCAACGATTCGATACACGGGCCATATGCCGAACTGTTCGGTCAAATAGGGCAGAGTCTGTCTGACGATGCCGACCTGTTGATCTACGGATGTAACTTTGGGCGTGGACCCGGCGGTCTATCCGCTATCCAGGCGCTAGCCGATCTCACGGGAGCGGATATTGCGGCGAGCACGGATCGCACCGGGCACGTCAGCGAATATGCCAACTGGAATTTGGAAGTCTCTACCGGCCTTATTGAAACATCTGTCATCATGAATGCCGTGACCCAGGCGGCATGGGAAGGCGTGTTGGCGACCTACACAGTGACCAATACCAATGATGCGGGGGCAGGGTCGTTGCGTCAAGCGATCACTGATGCGAATGCCAATGCTGGAACCGACAGCATTGCCTTTGCCATCCCTACGGGCGATGCCGGTTATGACGCGGGCCGTGGTGTGTTCACGATCACGGTCACGTCGCTACTTCCGGCAATCACCGATGCGCTGACGATCGACGGGAGCACGCAGGCGGTCAATATTGGGAACACCAATACCGGCCTGCTCGGAGCCGGAGGCACCGTCGGTGTCGATGCGCTGACGCTGTCGCAGGTCGCGCGGCCGGAGATCGAGATTGTTGACGGCGCCGGCCTTACCACCGGCCTGGCCCTCAACGCCAGCAACGTGACGATCCGTAGCGTGGCGATCTACGGTTTTGGTAGCACCTCGAGCAACGGCAACATCACCATCGGCAGCACCGCGGCCAACGCGCTGATCGAAGACAACATCATCGGCGCCGACGCGAGCACCTTTAGCGCGCCGGCGCCGGGAGCCAAGACCGAAGGCTCCAATATTTACTCGGCCGGTGGAGACAACGGCATCATTCGCAACAACCTGATCGGCTTCGCAACCGAATCGGGTATCAACCTGCTCAGCGGCTCGAACAACTGGCTGATCACGGGTAATGAATTACGCGGCAACGCCTTCGGCAGCAGCAACATGCGCGCCGATGCGATTGCCACCAATAGCAACAGCATCGGGCAGACGGTCCAGGGCAACTTGATTGTCGCCAATGCCGGGCCGGCGTTGGACCTCATCACCGCTACCGGATCGCTGGTCGACAATAACACGGTCAGCAATAACGGCAGTGCGAGCAACGAATCAGCCGGCATTCGCGCCCGCTCATCGAACCTGACGATCAGTAAGAACATCAGCAGCGGTAATGCTGGCGCGGGCGTGATGATTCGGTCCGGCTCGTCAACGGGCAATCTGATCACGCAGAATTCGATCTACGGCAATGGCACGGGCCCCGGAGGGGGGATCGGTATCGATCTCCTGCCGGCGGGCGACCCGGGCGACTTGGGCACCGCGCCTTTCGTGACCCCCAATGATGCCGGCGACGCCGACACCGGCGGCAACAATCTGATGAACTTTCCCGTGATCTACAGCGTGCAGGTCTCGGGTACGACGGTCACGGTCACTGGGGAGGCAGGGGCAGGCGCGACTGTCGAGTTCTTCAAATCGGCGCCGAACGTGAGCGGCTACGGCGAAGGTGAGACCTATCTGGACTCCGGCCTTGTGAGCGGATCGACGCCGGGCAGCGTCGATGCCTCGGCGCGGCAGTTCAGTTTCAGCTTCTCGACCAGCCTGCTCGCAGCCGGCGACCGTTTGACGGCAACGGCTAACGATGCATCGAACAACACCTCGGAATTCTCCGCAAATGTCGTGGTTAACCATGCGCCGATCGCTGCAGATGATCGTTCCGGCCTCACATTCGATGGTGTGGATGATTATGTTCAGCTGGGTAATGACGTCAGCTTGGAAATGAGCAATACCATGACGATGGAGGCGTGGTTCCGGCCAACAAGTTTCCCGACCAGCAGTAGTGCGCTCATTATTAATAAGGAAGGGGAATATGAAGTAGGAATATTTCCTGATGGAAGCATTCGTTGGGCCCTTGCCAACACGGACCCTGGATGGAGTTGGTATGACACAGGTTATGTGGTGCCTCTCAATGAATGGACGCATGTCGCCATTACCTACAGCAGCGGCACTGTGATTACCTATGTCAATGGATCACCTGTCGATACCTATAACGGCTCCGGGTCCATTGGCGATGCTCACCCCACACTCGACGATCTTCGTATCGGTGGTCGTTCGAATAATCCAACAGGGCAGTATTTCGAGGGATCGATTAGTGAGGTGCGAATTTGGAATGTCGCGAGGACCGGGGTGGAAATTGCCACCAACTATAATCAGTGGCTCACCGGTGCTGAAACGGGGCTCGTGGGTAACTGGCGGTTGACAGAAGGTGTAGGAACCGTTGCGACAGATATTTCACCCTCAAGTAACAACGGAGCGTTGGGTGGAGGCACGCCCTTTCAGGAGCCGACATGGGTTGGCTATGCCACAAACGGTGACTCACCTCTTAATATCCCGATGGCTGGGGTGCTTACCAATGATATCGATGTTGATAGTGATCCATTTGTGGTAAGTGAGGTCAATGGTAATGCCGCAAATATCGGAAATCCCATTTCCCTTGCGTCCGGAGCGTTGGTCACCCTCAACGCCGATGGCAGTTTCAACTACGATCCCAATGGACAGTTCGACAATTTGGATAGTGGGCAGCAAACGTTTGACCAATTTGCCTATACAATTGACGACGGCAACGGAGGCACAGATACAGGGACGGTCTACGTCACGATTAACGGCGTCAATGACGCGCCGGTCCTCGCCCCGGCTGCGCCAAGTCTCACCACCATTGCGGAAGATGACACGGGTAATAGCGGCGACCTCATCTCGAATATTGTGGGGGCCTCCATCGCAGATGTGGACAGTGGGGCGGTGGAAGGTATTGCCATCACGGGGCTGAACAGTGGCACCGGCACGTGGGAGTACAACACGGGTAGCGGGTGGACGCCCGTGGGAGCGGTCAGTAATGGGTCGGCGTTGTTGTTGCGGGCCACCGACAGCGTGCGCTTTGTGCCGAATGGCTTGAATGCCGACAGTGCGACGGTGACCTACCGGGCGTGGGATCAGACGAGCGGGACGGAAGGCACGAAGGTGGATGTCTCGACCAACGGCGGCACGACGGCCTACTCGACGGCGACGGATACGGCGACGGTCACGGTGACGGGGGTCAATGATGCGCCAGTCATCACCAGTAATGGTGGCGGCCCCACAGCAGCGGTGAATGTAGCGGAGAATCAAACGAGTGTGACCACCGTGAGGGCCACCGATGTGGATGTTCCGGCGGACACCCTGACCTATAGCATCATCGGCGGCGCGGATGCGGGGCTATTCAGCCTGAATCCGACCAGCGGGGTGTTGACGTTCACGGGCGCCCCCGACTTTGAGACGCCCGCCGATGCTGACGCGAATAATATCTATGAGGTCACCGTGCAGGTGAGTGACGGCAATGGGGGAGCGGATACACAAATGATGAGTATCACCGTCACAGATACGCTGGAAGGAGTTCTTCCCCTTCCCCTACAGCCTCTACCTCAGCCATATCCCATCCCCACCCCTGACCCTGGGCCCCACCCAATTTCGGAACCGCCTTCTGATATCGATTATTCGACCACGCGGACGCCTTCTTCCGAGTTTCCGGGTTTCTTCGATGGTCAACCCCCACTGGGACGGGATCTTTCACGTAGGCCCGGCCCTCAGCCGGTTCGGGATTGGAGCAGGGTTTTGGATGTCGCCCCCTTCCTGCGCCCAGCGGTTTCCGGGACCACCACAGAACAAATTCGTTCGTATGCTCCGGCCCCGGTGCTGATTTCACACATCGAACTGGGTCGTGAATTTCTTCAACAGTTAAACGCGTTTTCCCAAGATTTACAAGAGACCACACAGCAAGCCATTGATGAGCGGTCCTTTTTCATCACCATGATGGAATACACCGGGCTCGGCGTATCGGGAGTCCTTTTAGCCTGGCTGGTGAGAAGTGGCACGCTGTTGGCGAGCGTGTTGGCTTCCCTCCCGGCTTGGCGCAATTTTGACCCCATTGCGATATTGGATATGGATAAACAGGGTCGGGAGAGTTGGACAAAAAGGATGAAAGAAGCCTCACAAAAGGAGGCCGGAGAGTATCAAGGCTTAGATCAGATGTTGGATCCGGAGGTTGGTACATCTTCTACGCCTTCCATTTCTCCCCGCTTACGACCTTCAAGAAACGACTGA
- a CDS encoding AbrB/MazE/SpoVT family DNA-binding domain-containing protein, with translation MAVATLTSKGQITLPKEIREQLQLQPGDRVEFLVEPDGRVTVWPVTSDVTILKGLIPKPKQPVTLEAMRAAIKQRDGRP, from the coding sequence ATGGCTGTTGCCACGTTGACCAGCAAAGGACAAATTACCCTTCCAAAGGAGATCCGAGAACAATTACAGCTACAACCCGGGGACCGGGTGGAATTTCTTGTGGAGCCTGATGGGCGGGTTACCGTGTGGCCGGTGACCTCAGATGTCACCATCTTAAAAGGTCTGATTCCTAAGCCCAAACAACCAGTCACTCTCGAAGCCATGCGGGCTGCCATTAAGCAACGAGATGGCCGACCATGA
- a CDS encoding PIN domain-containing protein, which translates to MTGLDTKVLVRYLVQDAPAKSKAATQLIEKQCSQENPGFLNHLVLCETLWILEGCYRQTKETLVKTIEHVLRVAQLRVEDPQLVWQALDDYRKSRADFADHLLSRMNGGHDCTTTVTFDRDAGKSPGFSLLQ; encoded by the coding sequence ATGACCGGCCTCGATACGAAGGTGCTCGTGCGCTATCTCGTCCAGGACGCGCCCGCCAAATCCAAGGCTGCTACGCAACTTATTGAAAAGCAATGCTCGCAGGAAAACCCCGGCTTTTTAAACCACTTGGTGTTGTGTGAAACGCTTTGGATTCTTGAGGGCTGTTACCGCCAAACAAAAGAGACTCTCGTAAAGACCATCGAACACGTGTTGCGTGTCGCCCAATTACGAGTGGAAGATCCTCAGTTAGTCTGGCAAGCTTTGGACGATTACCGAAAGAGCCGTGCTGATTTTGCCGACCATTTATTGAGCCGAATGAATGGTGGTCATGATTGCACCACGACTGTGACGTTTGATCGTGATGCCGGGAAATCTCCAGGATTTTCCTTGTTGCAGTAG
- a CDS encoding site-2 protease family protein produces the protein MGQPKPQEDVPLPPLREDLQILPGTPTPDGVPTWTIVDTVRNQFFQIEWSAFQLLSHWQAGTAEGLVDLVTRTTSARVSTGNVMELIQFLYRNNLTRDSLAGGSQGFLGQAEQAKQHWLLRVLHNYLFFRIPVCNPDRFLRTTLPFVTPLFSRWALWCVIILGVIGCMGVVRQWESFANVFLYFFTFQGMTGYIVGLVAIKILHELGHAYTAVRYGCRVPTMGLGFLIMVPVLYTDTTDSWRLTVRKQRAAIAAAGMVVELSVAMLATFLWNFCPEGIVKSMLFVLATTSWVTGLLINLNPLLRFDGYYVLSDWLGVPNLQSRAFGFGRWKLREWLFAWGDAPPEHMPPQRQSVLIAYAWAVWVYRAVVFLGIAVLVYYLFFKVLGVILFLVEIGWFLAWPVYEELQVWWTRRAAVIKSWRGRGVGVALMGCVLVSVMPLDTTVEVPAILEAPERTTLFPPAPAMVVEVLVEEGDRVEPGQTLLILQSPQVEHQIDIIGHRIAALELRAEREVAYQDDRDDHLVIWETLVGERKALAGLVTLREQLILRAPFSGVVTDLASSLHPGLWVNTDMAVAHVIGEHPSVMLALATEKEKARLSVGNEGWFYPDDPTRPARQGQLRDLRHVDESEMALPYLASTYSGGVPVRQDARGRLIPEHSVYRVELDVTDKEPSWHQVVRGVVHVKGNGQSVMGHLWARAASILIRESGA, from the coding sequence ATGGGTCAGCCAAAGCCTCAAGAAGACGTTCCCCTTCCACCTTTGCGCGAAGATCTTCAGATCCTGCCGGGTACCCCCACGCCCGATGGCGTCCCCACCTGGACGATCGTGGACACGGTTCGAAATCAATTTTTCCAAATTGAATGGTCCGCGTTCCAACTGCTTTCACATTGGCAGGCGGGAACGGCCGAGGGACTGGTGGATCTGGTGACCCGAACCACCTCGGCCAGGGTCTCAACCGGGAATGTGATGGAGTTGATCCAGTTTCTCTATCGGAACAATTTAACCCGGGATTCCTTAGCCGGTGGAAGTCAGGGGTTTTTAGGACAGGCCGAACAGGCGAAACAACATTGGCTGCTGAGAGTGCTCCACAACTATTTATTTTTCAGAATTCCCGTATGTAATCCCGACCGGTTCTTACGAACAACGCTTCCGTTCGTCACTCCGCTGTTTAGTCGCTGGGCCTTATGGTGCGTAATCATCCTGGGTGTGATCGGGTGTATGGGAGTCGTGCGGCAGTGGGAATCGTTTGCCAATGTCTTTTTATACTTTTTTACGTTTCAAGGGATGACCGGTTATATCGTCGGGTTGGTGGCCATTAAGATATTGCATGAACTGGGGCATGCCTACACCGCCGTTCGATACGGGTGCCGGGTTCCCACGATGGGCCTCGGATTCCTCATTATGGTGCCTGTCCTCTATACCGACACGACCGATTCCTGGCGGCTCACGGTCCGGAAGCAACGCGCGGCCATTGCCGCTGCGGGAATGGTGGTTGAACTCAGTGTGGCGATGCTCGCGACCTTTTTGTGGAACTTCTGTCCTGAGGGCATTGTCAAAAGCATGCTCTTTGTCTTGGCGACCACCAGTTGGGTGACGGGGCTGCTGATCAATTTAAATCCGCTGCTCCGTTTTGACGGCTACTATGTCCTCTCCGATTGGCTGGGTGTTCCCAATTTGCAATCACGGGCCTTCGGGTTTGGTCGTTGGAAATTACGGGAATGGTTGTTTGCCTGGGGAGATGCTCCTCCGGAACACATGCCCCCGCAACGGCAATCGGTGCTGATCGCCTATGCGTGGGCGGTGTGGGTCTATCGGGCCGTCGTGTTCCTCGGCATTGCGGTCCTGGTGTATTACCTTTTTTTCAAAGTCTTGGGCGTCATCCTCTTTCTCGTGGAAATAGGCTGGTTTCTGGCATGGCCGGTCTATGAAGAACTGCAGGTCTGGTGGACCCGTCGGGCGGCTGTGATCAAATCCTGGCGGGGGCGGGGAGTCGGAGTCGCGCTCATGGGATGTGTGCTGGTGAGTGTGATGCCCTTGGATACGACAGTGGAGGTTCCGGCGATTCTTGAGGCTCCGGAACGCACGACTCTGTTTCCACCGGCTCCGGCAATGGTGGTGGAGGTGTTGGTTGAGGAGGGAGATCGGGTCGAACCCGGTCAAACGCTTTTGATCTTACAGTCGCCACAGGTGGAACATCAGATTGACATTATCGGACATCGCATTGCGGCGTTGGAATTGCGCGCGGAACGAGAAGTCGCCTATCAGGATGATCGGGATGATCATCTGGTGATTTGGGAGACGCTGGTGGGCGAACGAAAGGCGTTGGCCGGCTTGGTTACGCTCCGGGAGCAATTGATTTTGCGTGCTCCGTTCTCCGGGGTGGTCACGGATCTGGCGTCGTCACTCCATCCAGGGCTGTGGGTGAATACCGACATGGCGGTGGCCCATGTGATTGGGGAACATCCATCCGTGATGCTGGCCCTCGCCACGGAAAAAGAAAAAGCCCGGCTCTCGGTGGGGAATGAAGGATGGTTTTATCCGGACGACCCTACGCGACCTGCCCGACAGGGGCAGCTTCGGGACCTTCGTCATGTGGATGAATCGGAAATGGCATTACCGTATTTAGCCTCCACCTATTCCGGAGGTGTGCCCGTGCGCCAGGATGCGCGGGGCAGATTGATTCCCGAGCATTCCGTGTATCGGGTGGAACTGGATGTGACGGACAAGGAGCCATCCTGGCATCAGGTGGTGCGAGGGGTGGTCCATGTGAAGGGCAATGGGCAAAGTGTGATGGGACATCTCTGGGCACGTGCGGCCTCCATTCTCATTCGTGAAAGCGGAGCCTGA
- a CDS encoding efflux RND transporter periplasmic adaptor subunit has translation MHTATQTESPSRGTGKDFKPSSGLAGGPSIASKVKPEKDSSIFLALLHLESQVRKAQTVKELCFLLANETRRLVDFRQACIFSITPKGRMRGRVEAVSSVAVVDRNAPMVTWIERVISELWEQGSLKDPGPLSSTHCSTDLQPDWKSFAFPHVLWCPLIRQDQQVIGGLWLSREIPWQDGEVQLIRRFAETVAHAWQALGGTKRRVNNWKVLKNWLWGVLVVVMAAMWLPVRLSTLAPVEVVPRDPSVVTAPLDGVLGEILVHPNTLVQTGQTLFRYEDTTFRNQFEVAEKNLSVTWMEYRKVSQGAFVDHDTGAGMPVQASEVRLKEAERDYAWDMLQQVEVKAPRAGIVIFTDKSEWVGKPVVVGERIMEVADPREFELKIDLPVEDAIVLREGADVEVFLNANPLRAIPAQLIHASYHASILPTNVLAYRVEAAFIDPPDDIRIGWQGTAKIYGEPVTLFFHLFRRPLGVLRQTLGF, from the coding sequence GTGCATACAGCAACCCAGACAGAGTCCCCTTCGCGAGGGACCGGGAAGGACTTTAAGCCCTCTTCCGGTCTGGCCGGCGGCCCTTCCATCGCGTCCAAGGTCAAACCAGAAAAAGATTCAAGTATTTTCCTGGCACTTCTTCACCTGGAAAGTCAGGTTCGCAAGGCCCAAACGGTGAAAGAACTCTGTTTTCTTCTAGCCAATGAGACCCGGCGTCTCGTGGACTTTCGACAAGCCTGTATTTTTTCCATCACCCCGAAGGGGCGGATGCGAGGCAGAGTGGAAGCAGTGTCCAGTGTGGCCGTGGTTGACCGCAATGCGCCGATGGTCACTTGGATTGAACGCGTCATTTCAGAATTATGGGAACAAGGCAGCCTCAAAGATCCCGGTCCTCTCTCCTCCACTCATTGTTCGACAGACCTCCAACCTGATTGGAAGTCCTTTGCATTTCCGCACGTCCTCTGGTGTCCATTGATCCGCCAGGATCAGCAGGTGATTGGTGGCCTGTGGTTGAGCAGGGAGATACCCTGGCAAGATGGGGAAGTGCAATTGATCCGGCGGTTTGCCGAAACGGTGGCTCATGCCTGGCAGGCGCTCGGGGGCACGAAACGGAGAGTGAACAACTGGAAGGTTCTTAAAAACTGGCTATGGGGAGTGCTGGTGGTCGTGATGGCCGCCATGTGGCTCCCCGTGCGATTGTCCACGCTGGCTCCGGTGGAAGTGGTGCCGCGGGATCCGTCGGTGGTGACGGCTCCATTGGATGGGGTGCTGGGAGAAATCCTTGTCCACCCGAATACCCTGGTTCAGACGGGGCAAACCCTCTTTCGCTATGAGGACACCACATTCCGGAATCAATTTGAAGTGGCGGAAAAGAATCTGTCCGTCACCTGGATGGAGTATCGCAAAGTGTCGCAGGGGGCCTTTGTCGACCATGACACCGGTGCGGGCATGCCCGTGCAAGCTTCGGAAGTCCGGCTGAAAGAAGCCGAGCGGGATTACGCCTGGGACATGTTACAGCAAGTGGAGGTTAAAGCTCCCCGGGCGGGCATCGTGATTTTCACGGATAAATCGGAATGGGTCGGCAAGCCGGTGGTGGTGGGCGAACGCATTATGGAAGTGGCCGATCCCCGGGAGTTTGAATTGAAAATTGATCTGCCGGTGGAAGACGCGATCGTGTTACGGGAGGGCGCCGACGTCGAGGTGTTTTTGAATGCCAATCCCTTACGAGCCATTCCTGCCCAATTAATCCATGCCAGTTACCATGCGAGTATTCTCCCGACGAATGTCCTGGCCTATCGGGTGGAAGCCGCGTTCATCGACCCGCCTGACGATATTCGAATCGGCTGGCAAGGCACCGCCAAAATCTATGGGGAACCGGTCACCCTCTTTTTCCATCTCTTCCGGCGCCCTCTCGGAGTTCTTCGACAAACGTTAGGTTTCTAA
- a CDS encoding efflux RND transporter periplasmic adaptor subunit has protein sequence MIHRHPITILCLVLSLIMLTSGLSLAKGGGRSSVPSSDLQTIRGIVKPVVEAVLASEIQALVKRMPFRDGDAFKKGDILVEFECAKYRAELSAAQADLDARQKTVINNEELAALHGIGRLEVDISLAELKKAQAVLTRAQVIVQGCRIPAPFAGHVVKTLVNPYESVNPYDDLVSIVSNQDLDIELILPSSSLQWIAKNSPFSFSIDETQKDYSAEVVEIGPRVDPVSQTIRVFGRFHKHPTGVLAGMSGSAKFPEGTFPAQSTFSPSTKPAASPTSTSKQTAKH, from the coding sequence ATGATACATCGACACCCAATCACGATTCTGTGTTTAGTCCTGAGTCTGATCATGCTGACTTCAGGCCTCAGTCTGGCAAAAGGCGGAGGACGCAGCAGTGTGCCCTCATCGGATCTTCAGACGATTCGGGGCATCGTGAAACCTGTGGTTGAAGCGGTGCTTGCCAGTGAAATCCAGGCATTAGTGAAGCGGATGCCGTTTCGAGACGGGGACGCTTTTAAAAAGGGAGACATTCTCGTTGAATTTGAATGTGCCAAATACCGGGCGGAATTATCGGCCGCCCAAGCGGATTTGGATGCAAGGCAAAAGACCGTCATCAATAACGAGGAGCTGGCCGCTCTTCACGGGATTGGCCGGTTGGAAGTGGACATTTCGCTGGCCGAATTAAAAAAAGCTCAGGCGGTTCTCACCAGAGCCCAGGTGATTGTTCAAGGTTGCCGGATTCCAGCCCCTTTTGCGGGACATGTGGTCAAGACGTTGGTCAACCCTTATGAAAGCGTGAATCCGTACGATGATCTGGTGAGTATTGTCAGTAATCAGGATCTGGATATTGAATTGATTCTCCCGTCGTCTTCGCTGCAGTGGATCGCCAAGAACAGTCCGTTTTCATTTAGTATCGATGAGACTCAAAAGGACTATTCTGCGGAAGTGGTGGAAATTGGTCCTCGTGTTGATCCTGTGAGTCAAACCATTCGGGTTTTTGGCCGATTTCACAAACATCCCACAGGTGTCTTAGCCGGTATGAGTGGAAGCGCGAAATTTCCGGAAGGCACGTTTCCCGCTCAATCAACATTTTCGCCAAGCACGAAGCCTGCAGCCTCACCGACGTCCACGAGTAAACAGACTGCCAAACATTAA